The stretch of DNA TTCCTGGATACCTGTGGCCTGTGTGACCTTGGGCATgccatttaacagcaattacttcaacccaatggtcactaatagcGTGTTATAGTTGTTAGTTAACTAGAAAtacattcacccacaaagttacaaaacgCTAaagtgaggtgtatgaaatggaACGCTATTATAGACTGTCCCTGCCCTGCCacctgaaacaaaatacacgAATTCATAATACTAAAATGCAGTCACCAATTCTACAGACACTTTTTACACTTAACTTAATAAGTTGATATATCTTATAACATATTATTGGTATGTCGAATTTTAGAGTATGTGcgttaaatttttgttgttatttttacttcAAATTTCTTGCAAACAGAGTTTTAGTGTAAACCAAATAGGTTTCTTAAAGTGTAGCAAAATATACTTACTCGAatccatttatatatattttgtatatttccTACCAGCATGATggttaaacattgttttaaaaactaattactttataaaaaacaaccaaaactcAAATAATTGTGTAATATTaacagaatttaaaatgttcacattaaataaacaaaaaagtaaaggttgtttaaatgaaaCTACAAGGTACATTTTGCACTGTTAGCAACTAAGCTATAAATAGACACATAAACACaatggtaaaataaacaaaaattgtggACAGATATACAAGAAAACAGCAGTTCTACAACATTTATCAAATTATAGTATCAACTTTTCTATGgcatgtataatgtatatgaCATGGGCCTGTACAATTGGTTTGTTATGGTGTTGGTATAATGTAACAGAAATAAGTAAcacaacttttattaaaatataactttgcaAAAGTTAAAGTGTTTTGCATTATATGAGGTATGTTATAACAAACCGGTCAATTTTTGTTAATGAAGTGACAAACTTATttgtgtaacttgtttttaagtgaaaaaacattaatttatttctagATACGATTTAAATCAACGTGCCATATAttcaataacattttaaataaatctacgcaattttttataaaaacacttgGTTTAGGCAGCAACAGATTTTGAAGATATAACACAAGTTGTGTCTGCTAATAACTTAATGTGAATATAAAGTTATGTACATGTAGTCGTTGTGTACAAAATGCATAATCCATCAAATCAACATTGTCTTGTCCTTTTCACACTGACCTAAATACATTTTGCAttagattatttaaaattgtaacatttatttgatgatttttatttgtttcagcACAAAGTTAtacctaaacaaaaaaacagaatattaaacaagtttttaccaaaaccTTCGTTAACAAATTTTCCATCTGCAGGTAGTTCAGTGTTTCTAGAATCCTGAAAAGATTTGTAAAGTTTGAAAGTGTTCGGGACAATGATTTGTAGTTTAAACATAAGTTACAATAAGACTGAGATTTTATGCTCTATTCATGTTACAAATTGTAGTTGCCCGaccgcgcgaggataaatggGTTTCTTTAATtgaagtaaatatatattcagtCACTGATTTAAAAATACCCCAACATTAAATACATACTGTTgcattgtttttgttgcagCAAACTGCACCACAAGAATATGCTGCAATATTAACTGATACCAGTAGAACCCCAAACGCAATTATGtccaaaacaaaatgaattgCAACAGCTGCTTTTTCCTTTGCCTGTAAATTCAGTTGTAGAAAAAGTTAGAAACatttaatactttatttttatgtaaataatttttccttgtatatatatatatgtaaatcaaaaaaatagttCAGATTGTTATATAAAAGACGTTATATTTAGGCTCACCGCATGCCCATGAAGCATAGATAGGAAATCAAGTGCGAACATCACACAAGCCAAACCGGCACTCAAGATAGACATAGCCATTGTACCAATTatctgtaaatataaagcagttaatagatactaaaacaaaacaatttataactattacttgtaatgtttactgatgcAGTGCCAGAAATATAGAGTaagcctgcctaccctgcaaccccaggtttggcgcctatgatgCTTTATGTTCTTTTCCACATtggttaatgttttaaaatgagcAGTCTGCTTTATAAGTTGTATAACTGATGTTGTTCAGTTGTATAAGtaccaaaactaaaattattgAAGCACATATAGCATATTAGATACGGAAATTCAAGTTATACAAATGGTTATAAAACTTACCAGACATTGCTTTGATTGTTTATCAGCCAAATATCCAAGAACACCAGTAGCTAGaaactaaatatttctttatttaacatGAATTACATTCATCTATTACAGTAATACACTAACGAAAAACAGATTAATTGTTGCAAAGACAatgaaattagcagcaaaacaacagtcattagaACACGCTAAGAATAAAAACCACTCAGTTAAATCCTTCAAATAAAAGCATGGCTGCTAAACCTACAGTACAGTGTAAGTTAACTCATATTGAGTTGcattcaattaaaacaacttagaTGTAAATGGAACAAAACTGTGccaaaaagaaagaaattagcaacaacaaaacagtcgttaaacaagCTAGGGgaaaaaactacttgagtaaaagcgTCAAATGAAAGCATAGCTGCTAAACTTATAACCGATTACCGGCTATTGTTTAAACTACACCAacatttcttaaactggggtaaatttacccctggGGATAAATTCCTCGTATTTAGTGGGTAAAtaagctaccaatcaaaatccacatcagttgacaGGACAGAAAAAATGTGCCAATTATAGTTACTGTAGCTTACTGTTCTAGGTTAgaacaactcgttgccaaaaagcaagcgcatctgatgcattaaatataaccgatgtaattagttgtttttgccttttaataaatgaggaccatattacatattgggggtaaatctgacaggcatctttgttaaaaggatAAAGCACACATAAAAGTTTAAGAATCACCGCACTACTCCATTCTTACTACAAAGCTTGGCCCAATACATACACAACAGACAATACTAATTATAAATCATGGATGTTAAGACATTgctatttaattaaaagataaCTTACAAAGCATCCACACCAAATGCCAGCTCCAGTATCAAAGAATGATTGTCcgtaatatatttcaatacaaaTGGCTGCCAACCCAAGTAAAATGCTTGACATTCCAGCAATGAATTGAATGGTCTATAAGAAGTTAGataggtaattgttttatttaatataaggttaaaaaaattataaagaatGAACAGAAAGCATgactttttattctttaaagaATAGATTaaatagtaatgtggggtaaaatgCATATTGGCATCTCGTATTGCCTTATAgtctttttaacaattaacaactttcCTTTGGAGTAGGGAggatgcggttatataattctgtaaatgctttttttttactatcaaatggaacaagaaaagtGAAACCATGGACCATGTTATCTTTACCAACTTATTTACGAATCATTAAAGGACAGCTTACcccataatatcccatatttcctaatagTTTTTTGACAACTCTTGAGGCAATAAAAGAGGATGAAAACATTGCTTTCACCACAACttactaaatatatacaaatggGTTAAAAGACTTACCACAAGGGGTATATAGGCACTGCTGAACTTCAAGAGTGGTTGCTTTTTCACAAGAAGCTTTGGTACCACAGTGATAACTTGTGACTTGGTTGTATTCTCTTTTTCCATATTTAACACTCACAGAATATTATTCTCCTAAAgtttatctgttttatttcAGTCTAAAAccgctttgtttgtttatattttctttatccATAGTTAAAAAACTACCACTGTCTTCAGGTTTTCCTAAACCtaaaactttcatttattttttctttcaacAGTTTATCTTACATTATTCTTCCTATTTTCTTCAATGATAGACTTAATAACCTCACAACTGTAATTGCTACACAGAAGGTACTGAAAGAAATGTAAATACAAGATTACAAATAAAAGGTTTGTtaatcatttaatttttattgacATAGAAAGTATGTCAATAATTAAACGAACATTTTAggattaattattaaactggAAAACAGTGTTTGCTGTAGATGGGGAAAAAATCccttattaaatatatgaagCATGTATGCTTTATGCATAGatattacatatatgtatattatctCTATGTactctaattaaaaaaacattttttaaaacaaacaacaattcgAAATTGGACATAATTACttactaaactttttttaacatttcgaATAAATGCATATTATTTGGATTAAGTTGcatgaatatattttgtggGGGGATTGTATATAGGTGTAGGGAGTTGGCATAGGAAACATAATGGTAACAAAACATTTCATAATTATTCACTGAagaagtttttaataatttggaACAATAACAACTTAATTGGCACAACACATATCAAAGTAATTTCATAAActtagaaattaaaacaaataaaaataattgcgAATATGTGATTAATTAATATCCTAAATAAAATTCTTCTCTTGAACAACATAATCGGGAAGATATAACTTAGACAATCTTTACGTACGTCAATATTAAACATTAGCGCAAGTCCCAACTTAGGTCTCAACTTTAAGCTAATGTTTCATTATCTGCGCATGATTCCTGcattaaaatacaagaaaTTATTTCtactaataaattaaaatcaatcattattttaatatttttaatataatgcaagtttttaaatttcattagTGTGATATAATAGTTGAACCAAAATATGAAGATTTAACTTTCAGTTAAATAACATACATTTATTGGTTGTAGCACCATGGGTGcagggtgttggggtgatgcACGAACTGGCCTTGGAGTGCCTTGCGGTAGGACCTCACAGGTTGGAACAGGTTTTATAGCATTTGCcaaaacacacattttaaatcatcaacaaagttatatacgtggtaactcggaagctggcacgagatacatgaaacagaacatccgtgttataacgactgtcgtttccccgccatgcaaggataaataagtaacatacatggtaacttgtaagcgagcacaagatgtatgaaacagaacactcgtgttataacgactgtcgttttcccacaacgcgaggataaagcaagttacattcattcacattcaacTCATTTTCAACACAATTTAACAACAAGATACATTTATGTGTAAGTGAGTATTAACCTGACCGACAGCAACAGATGATACGACTGTCACTACAGGGTAAACTTCATTGTAGGTGGGGAGGGCTTGTGCATGGTCTGGTAGGTACAGTGATTAGAATACAGAATAACATACATTGAACATTgaatttatctctttgaatacagtaCCATAACATACATAATAATTCTCTTTAGTTTTTAGAATAcagaagatcaaattaattaaaacaatgaagaaatggaattagcagcaaaacgacagttgttaaaagcCGATATGGGTAAAACTACTTGACtaaatgtgttaaataaaaggtGTGGATGGAACACCAACAGTACAGTATAAATTTACTCATATGGAGTtgtatttaattgaaaaaataaaatgcaatggGAAAAAAGTACTTCTtctaaaatagttaaaataccTATTATCAAACAATGACCTTAAACCAAAATTCTGatattatgaaacagaacttatTCTATAAAATCTCGGATCATTCAATTTAATGTTGCCCCAATATTATATTAgctgcatttaaatatttatcggATGATTTGACTTACTGTAatcttgtgtttgtgggatTGTTGCAGTAGAACCAGGTATTCGGTAATCGTATGTTATTTCTTGTGTCTGTGCACTCGGTGCTGAAACCTGTCAAAGCAAGTGAACaataaatgaaagtaacttattttccTCTTGTGGCATGGAAACaacagacgttataacacggattttctgcttcatacacctcgtgcctgcttatgagataccacgtatgtaactttgtgggcgattgtaacttatttgtggccaggcaacaacagtcgttacaacacgagTCTTCTGTGCGGTACATCTTAAtgtattgtttcatacatattattttaaaaagaggCAGGCACGCAACTACTTTGCCTAAAGTGAAGCAAAGTAAAATATGATTAATGAAACATGAAATCATATTCTTGCCACTTCACCGCACAGTTAATAACTCAAGTAACTTCCACCTTTAACCtgcaattaataaatatacttaCCGCTCGGCCACAACACACAGCCTTGCTGCAATACACCACCATCACAATACCTATGATCATCGCTATGAAACCAAGCAAACCCATCACCCCGTGAATAATCAACTCAACAAGCTGAAATATAACATCTGCATCAAAATGACTAACAAT from Ciona intestinalis unplaced genomic scaffold, KH HT000119.2, whole genome shotgun sequence encodes:
- the LOC100182239 gene encoding uncharacterized protein LOC100182239 isoform X2, encoding MEKENTTKSQVITVVPKLLVKKQPLLKFSSAYIPLVTIQFIAGMSSILLGLAAICIEIYYGQSFFDTGAGIWCGCFFLATGVLGYLADKQSKQCLIIGTMAMSILSAGLACVMFALDFLSMLHGHAAKEKAAVAIHFVLDIIAFGVLLVSVNIAAYSCGAVCCNKNNATDSRNTELPADGKFVNEGQCEKDKTMLI
- the LOC100182239 gene encoding uncharacterized protein LOC100182239 isoform X1, giving the protein MEKENTTKSQVITVVPKLLVKKQPLLKFSSAYIPLVTIQFIAGMSSILLGLAAICIEIYYGQSFFDTGAGIWCGCFFLATGVLGYLADKQSKQCLIIGTMAMSILSAGLACVMFALDFLSMLHGHAAKEKAAVAIHFVLDIIAFGVLLVSVNIAAYSCGAVCCNKNNATDSRNTELPADGKFVNEGFGQCEKDKTMLI
- the LOC100182239 gene encoding uncharacterized protein LOC100182239 isoform X3; the encoded protein is MFSSSFIASRVVKKLLGNMGYYGTIQFIAGMSSILLGLAAICIEIYYGQSFFDTGAGIWCGCFFLATGVLGYLADKQSKQCLIIGTMAMSILSAGLACVMFALDFLSMLHGHAAKEKAAVAIHFVLDIIAFGVLLVSVNIAAYSCGAVCCNKNNATDSRNTELPADGKFVNEGFGQCEKDKTMLI